Proteins from one Candidatus Eisenbacteria bacterium genomic window:
- a CDS encoding ATP-binding protein yields MERARQLTKVESLLSRHPVVALLGARQVGKTTLAHMLAARHRGPITFLDLEDPRVAARLAEPMLTLEDLRGLVILDEIQHRPDLFPVLRVLADRRRTPARFLVLGSASPELLQQSSETLAGRIAHHEVGGFDLDEVGPHRLDRLWLRGGLPRSFLASSEARSVEWREEYVRTFLERDLPGFGLRVSAVTLRRFWSMLAHVHGQPWNASQFGRAFSVADTTVRRYLDLLTAAFVVRQVQPWFENLGKRQVKAPRVYLSDPGLLHVLLGIRGRDELQSHPALGASWEGFCLQQVVARLGARPEECFFWRTHTGAELDLLVVRGNRRLGFEFKRTDAPKVTPSMRSALVDLKLDRLEIVHAGRDTFPLAERVRAIACVQLLERVRPLNAGT; encoded by the coding sequence ATGGAGCGAGCTCGACAGCTCACAAAGGTTGAGTCCTTGCTGAGCCGGCACCCGGTCGTGGCGCTGCTCGGGGCTCGACAGGTAGGCAAGACCACCCTGGCACACATGCTGGCCGCGAGGCATCGCGGGCCTATCACCTTCCTGGATCTTGAGGATCCCCGGGTCGCGGCCCGCCTGGCGGAGCCGATGCTCACACTGGAGGATCTCCGCGGACTCGTGATCTTGGATGAGATCCAGCATCGCCCCGATCTCTTCCCTGTCCTCCGCGTACTGGCCGATCGGAGGCGGACTCCGGCGCGATTCCTGGTCCTGGGAAGTGCCTCTCCTGAGCTCCTGCAGCAGAGCTCAGAGACTCTGGCGGGACGCATTGCCCACCACGAGGTCGGCGGCTTCGACCTTGATGAAGTCGGCCCACACCGCCTGGATCGTCTCTGGCTGAGGGGCGGACTTCCCAGGTCCTTCCTGGCCTCCTCCGAGGCGCGTTCGGTGGAATGGCGGGAGGAGTACGTACGCACCTTTCTCGAGCGCGACCTTCCTGGTTTCGGGCTGCGGGTCTCGGCAGTCACCCTGCGCAGGTTCTGGTCCATGCTTGCCCATGTCCACGGGCAGCCATGGAATGCCTCTCAGTTCGGCCGGGCGTTCAGCGTGGCGGACACCACGGTGCGCCGCTACCTCGACCTATTGACGGCGGCTTTCGTCGTCCGCCAGGTCCAGCCGTGGTTTGAGAACCTCGGCAAACGCCAAGTCAAGGCGCCCCGGGTCTATCTCTCTGACCCGGGGCTGCTCCACGTACTGCTCGGCATCCGGGGGCGCGACGAGCTGCAATCGCATCCCGCCCTCGGCGCATCCTGGGAGGGGTTCTGCCTGCAGCAAGTGGTGGCTCGGCTCGGGGCCCGACCGGAGGAGTGCTTCTTCTGGCGGACCCACACGGGAGCGGAGTTGGACCTTCTAGTCGTGCGCGGAAACCGGCGTCTGGGTTTCGAATTCAAACGCACGGATGCGCCGAAGGTCACCCCGTCGATGCGTTCCGCACTGGTGGATCTGAAACTGGACCGCTTGGAGATCGTTCACGCGGGGCGGGACACGTTTCCCTTGGCGGAGCGGGTCCGGGCAATCGCGTGCGTACAGCTTCTGGAGCGCGTGCGCCCTTTGAACGCCGGGACATGA
- a CDS encoding helicase — translation MALSPENALIVQSDRSVLLEVRTPRAEDARVAVAPFAELVKSPEHVHTYRLTPLSIWNARAAGLSAEMMVAALREHARYPVPPSIEEEITDLAARYGRVVITLEGGSLRCTCADEATAELLRRDRNAGRYLADRVDGTSFRVDLGQRGALKQALVVAGFPAEDLAGYVTGDSLTIALRERTASGTSFEVREYQRRAAELFYAAGSERGGSGVIVLPCGAGKTIVGLAAMELVGQTTLVLTTSLTAVKQWRRELLDKTTVRPDDVADYTGEQKNTGPVTLTTYQMLTWRADREDEFQHLELFRARSWGLIIYDEVHLLPAPVFRATADLQACRRLGLTATLVREDGREGDVFALIGPKRFDVPWRDLERQAWIATATCVEERVPMSAERRMEYALADRRSQFRIAAENPAKMARLHRLLDRHSDGSVLIIGEYIAQVEAIAEEIGSPLVTGKTPQAEREQIYDRFRRNELHCIVLSKVGNFAIDLPDADVLIQVSGMFGSRQEEAQRLGRILRPKGDGRAVHFFTLVSRDTREEEFAHHRKLFLIEQGYSYQVVTADGG, via the coding sequence GTGGCGCTGTCGCCCGAAAACGCCCTGATCGTACAGAGTGACCGCAGCGTCCTCCTGGAGGTGCGCACCCCGAGGGCTGAGGACGCCAGGGTAGCGGTTGCTCCCTTTGCCGAGCTTGTGAAGAGCCCTGAGCATGTCCATACCTACCGCCTCACGCCGCTGTCGATCTGGAACGCCCGCGCGGCGGGGCTCTCCGCCGAGATGATGGTGGCTGCGTTGCGCGAGCACGCCCGGTACCCGGTGCCTCCGAGCATTGAAGAGGAAATCACCGACCTGGCGGCGCGCTACGGCCGCGTGGTCATCACTCTGGAAGGCGGGTCGCTGCGATGCACATGCGCGGACGAGGCGACGGCCGAGCTTCTCCGCCGAGATCGAAACGCCGGCCGGTACCTCGCCGACCGCGTGGACGGGACCAGCTTCCGCGTCGACCTGGGGCAGCGCGGCGCCCTGAAGCAGGCCCTGGTGGTCGCCGGATTCCCGGCCGAGGATCTAGCCGGCTATGTGACCGGAGACAGCCTCACGATCGCCCTGCGGGAGCGCACGGCCTCCGGCACGTCGTTTGAGGTTCGCGAGTACCAGAGGCGGGCGGCGGAGTTGTTCTATGCGGCGGGTTCCGAGCGCGGCGGCAGCGGTGTGATCGTCCTTCCCTGCGGCGCTGGCAAGACGATCGTCGGGCTTGCTGCCATGGAATTGGTCGGCCAGACGACGCTCGTGCTCACAACCAGCCTCACGGCGGTCAAGCAATGGCGGCGGGAGCTGCTCGACAAGACCACCGTTCGTCCGGACGACGTCGCCGACTATACAGGCGAACAGAAGAACACGGGGCCCGTGACGCTGACCACCTACCAGATGCTCACTTGGCGAGCGGATCGGGAGGACGAGTTCCAACACCTCGAGCTCTTCCGGGCGCGCTCGTGGGGTCTCATTATCTATGATGAGGTTCATCTGCTGCCGGCTCCGGTGTTCCGCGCGACCGCTGACCTGCAGGCATGCCGGCGGCTGGGGCTCACGGCCACGCTCGTGCGAGAGGACGGCCGCGAGGGAGACGTGTTTGCCCTGATCGGACCCAAGCGCTTCGACGTTCCCTGGAGGGATCTCGAACGGCAGGCCTGGATCGCCACCGCAACCTGTGTCGAGGAGCGCGTACCCATGAGCGCTGAGCGGCGGATGGAGTACGCCCTTGCGGACAGACGGTCGCAGTTCCGGATCGCTGCCGAGAACCCGGCCAAGATGGCTCGACTGCATAGACTGCTTGATCGACACAGCGACGGCAGCGTGCTGATCATCGGGGAGTACATAGCGCAGGTTGAGGCCATCGCCGAGGAGATCGGATCCCCACTGGTCACGGGCAAGACGCCGCAAGCCGAGCGCGAGCAGATCTATGATCGTTTTCGTCGCAACGAGCTGCACTGCATCGTGCTCTCAAAGGTCGGGAACTTCGCCATAGATCTTCCCGACGCCGACGTGCTCATCCAGGTATCAGGCATGTTCGGTTCTCGGCAGGAGGAGGCGCAGCGGCTCGGTCGCATCCTGCGGCCCAAGGGTGATGGCCGCGCCGTGCACTTCTTCACCCTAGTCTCACGCGATACCCGCGAAGAAGAGTTTGCCCACCACCGCAAGCTTTTCCTCATCGAGCAGGGCTACTCGTACCAAGTGGTCACCGCCGATGGCGGGTGA